CCGCGCTGACCGCGCTCTCCCTGTTGTTTTTCGCCGCCGGCGTCAACGGGGTGGATCTCGGCCTACCCGGCTTTATCACCGGAAAAAGGATAGGGCTGATCCTCCTGACCGCCGCCATGGTGATGGTACCCCTGAAAAGAGCGAGCATACCCCGGCCGGCTCGCTATGCTCCCTGGGTACTGGCGGCCATCGGGGTCTGGGGTTTGATCTCGCTTCTGATTTCGCCGGGCGATTTCGGCCTCGGCCTGGGATTGGTGACGGCCTGGATACTGACCGCTTATGCTACCCTGGCTTTCGCCCTGATTTTTTCCTGGATCATTCCGGATCAGAAACGCTTTTTCGTCACCTGCATGGTCGTATCCGGGGCTCTCGTCCCCATGGCCGCGGTCGCTCTGCTTTTCCGTCACGGGGGCCTCGACATTTTTTTTCAGCTCATTCCCCTGAGAATGGCCCTCGACTCCCTGGAAAGCGGGATGAGCCGGTTTTTGAACGGTCTGTTTTTCCTTTCTTTTTTACCGTTTGCCGCCGTACTGGGAACGGTTCGGGTCCCGCGGTGGCTCTACTGTTTATCCCTGGCCGGGATGGGGGCGTTTCTCGCCCTGGCGCTGACCTCGGGTTCCCGACAGACGGTGGGGGCGATCGCCGCATATCTTCTCACCCTTTTTCTGATAGGGACGCTGCTCGACCGCTATTCGATGATGGAGAAAACGATCACCGGAAAAAGAAAATGGCTGATGACCGTCTTCTCTCTGGCGGCATTTACGGTTGTTCTCCGAGTCATCTTTCAGCAGGAGGATCTCGAGGCCAACATTCATCGCAGATTCATCGAAAAGACCGATCAGCAGTTCAACGAGGGCCAGATCCGTCTCGAAATTTCGAAAATCGCCTGGAATACCGTCGCGGACCATCCCGTTTTCGGCGTGGGCCCGGGAGTTTTTCCGATGCTGCCCGAAAATTATACGGAATACAGTCCGCATAACGGCTACATCGGAACCATGGTAGAATATGGATTTCCGGCTCTGGCGGCTTTCTTGGCCCTTATAGCTTCGGCCTTGATCACAGCCTGGAAAAAAAGGAACGACGCTTACGTTCGGGGAAACGGCGATATTTTCAAGGCGACATTGAGTTTCTGCGTGATTTTCGCGATCTGGACCATCAACTTCAACGATCTGGCCCGCGAATATTTTTTCTGGGCAAGTCTCACGCTCATGATCGTTTCCCGGTTCAAACCTGACCTCCAAAAACCGGAGGGAGTGAATCAATGCCCGACCCGCTTTTCAGCGTAACCATAGTCACCCGAAACCGCCGGAAGGAATTGAAACGGGCCCTGACCTCGGTTTTTACCCAGCACTACCGTCCCATCGAAGTCGTGGTCGTCGACAACGATTCCGGAGACGGATCGGGGGAGATGGTCAGGGAGAAGTGGCCCGAAGTCCGTTTGATCGAACTCCACCGCAATATCGGCTGTCAGCCCGGACGCAACATCGCCATGAAGAACTGCCGCGGCGAATTCATCTTCAACCTCGATGACGACGGATGGCTGGCTGAGCGGACCCTGCAGTTGATGAAAGCGGAGTTCGACCGCGATCCCCTGCTCTGGGTCATCGGCGCCCGGATCGAAGTTCCCAGCGGCCTCTCCCGGGGGTGGAGTACTCCCCTGGAGGGAGAAGAGCGGCGGTACGCGGCCAATTTTCCCGGTTGTGCGTCAGCTTTGCGCAAAGAAGCGTTGGAGACGGCCGGGTTCTTTCCCGAATATGTCCGGGGTCATTCCGAGGCCGACCTCTCCCTGCGCATCCTCGACCGGGGAAAACGGATCCTGTATCTCCCCGAAGCCGTGGTTTATCACGAGCCGTCGGAAATCGAGCGTCAGCGAGGCGCCGTCCGTTATTGGGGCATACGCCATCGTCTGGAAACGGCTCTGCGGCTGGAACCGTTTCCTTATATCTTGTTCGATATTCCCTGGAAAATAATGCTCGACCTTAAGGGATCACTGAGAGATCGGACGGTTCTTTCCTTTCTTCGCGGTATCGGGCGCTTTGTTTACGAAATCCCACTGATTGCAAGCACCAGGAAGCCGGTCCGGATGGAAACCATGGTTTTGAAAGACTACCTCTCATCGCACCGGTTACGAACCGCGGACGAGTTCCCCTCGACGCTGCAGGGATATTCGCTCCTGGCCGGATTGCGGGACAGATTTTCCGGAAGACACTGAGATCGCAATGGATTTTCCACAGCCCCTTGTCGCCGTTTTCACCGCCACCGACAGCGACCCACGATACGCCAAGCGGGTTGCGCAACTGGCGGCAGCGGGACTCGAAGCGGTCGTGTTCTCCTTCACCAGACACGACCACCGCTCTTTTTGCTTCGCTCCCGAAACCGAGGTTGTTTCCCTGGGAAGCATCCGCGACGGCAAATATCTGCAACGCCTGCCTCTTCTAGCCCGGGCGGCGGCGAAAGTCCGCCGACGCCTGCACGGTAGCGGACGGAACCTCCTTTTTTTTACCACTTCCCCGGACACGCTGGCGCTGGCTCGTTTCTCCGGTTTGCGCGCGGGAATCCACGAGGTGGCGGATATCAGGACCGGCGAAGGGTTCGGCCGCTGGTTCTCCTGGAGCGAACGTTTTCTCTTTTCCTCCGTCTCCTCCTTGATCCTGACTTCTCCCTACCACTATCGGGACTTTTATCGGCCCCGGAAGCTGATCGACGCCGAGCGGGTCTTCATCATCGAAAACCGAGTGAACCCGGGCTTGGCGGACCGACGTCCGACAGCGGCGCCAAAGACTCCGGAACGGCTTCGGTTGGGCCTGATCGGCCTCCTCCGTTACAGTCGGCCCATCGAGTTCCTTCTCAGGTTCATATCCGAAAATCCCGGACGCTTCACGCTCGATTGTCACGGAGTCGGATCTGTAACCGAGGCGATCGTTCGCAACCAGGGACCGGATATCAGGTACCACGGTCCTTTCCGCAACCCCGAAGATCTGGCTTCCATCTACGGGAATATCGACCTGAACTTCGTCGTCTACGACGCCTCTTCTCCCAACGTCAGACTGGCGATTCCCAACAAGCTGTTTGAATCCACTTTTTTCGGAGTGCCGCTGCTCTGCGCACGGGAAACTGCGCTGGAAACGGAAGCAAAGATCTGGGGAGTCGGTTCGGGGATAAGCCTGATCGGTTACGAAGCATTCGCCCGCTC
The sequence above is drawn from the bacterium genome and encodes:
- a CDS encoding O-antigen ligase family protein, whose protein sequence is MRMAAALTALSLLFFAAGVNGVDLGLPGFITGKRIGLILLTAAMVMVPLKRASIPRPARYAPWVLAAIGVWGLISLLISPGDFGLGLGLVTAWILTAYATLAFALIFSWIIPDQKRFFVTCMVVSGALVPMAAVALLFRHGGLDIFFQLIPLRMALDSLESGMSRFLNGLFFLSFLPFAAVLGTVRVPRWLYCLSLAGMGAFLALALTSGSRQTVGAIAAYLLTLFLIGTLLDRYSMMEKTITGKRKWLMTVFSLAAFTVVLRVIFQQEDLEANIHRRFIEKTDQQFNEGQIRLEISKIAWNTVADHPVFGVGPGVFPMLPENYTEYSPHNGYIGTMVEYGFPALAAFLALIASALITAWKKRNDAYVRGNGDIFKATLSFCVIFAIWTINFNDLAREYFFWASLTLMIVSRFKPDLQKPEGVNQCPTRFSA
- a CDS encoding glycosyltransferase family 2 protein; protein product: MPDPLFSVTIVTRNRRKELKRALTSVFTQHYRPIEVVVVDNDSGDGSGEMVREKWPEVRLIELHRNIGCQPGRNIAMKNCRGEFIFNLDDDGWLAERTLQLMKAEFDRDPLLWVIGARIEVPSGLSRGWSTPLEGEERRYAANFPGCASALRKEALETAGFFPEYVRGHSEADLSLRILDRGKRILYLPEAVVYHEPSEIERQRGAVRYWGIRHRLETALRLEPFPYILFDIPWKIMLDLKGSLRDRTVLSFLRGIGRFVYEIPLIASTRKPVRMETMVLKDYLSSHRLRTADEFPSTLQGYSLLAGLRDRFSGRH